The DNA segment AAAGCGGCCGCCATCCAGCGGCACCAAAGGCCTTAATTCGGGCGGCAACACCGGCAACACCGTCATAATCATCCATTCCGGGCGATTATTCGATGCCAGCAAGGAGTCGATCACCTTCAAGCGCTTCGAAAATTTCTTGATTTTGGTGTCGGAATTGGTCGAATTAATCTCTTCGCGCAACTTGTTGATTTCGTCTTTCAAATCGATCGACTTCAACAAATCGTAGATAGCTTCGGCACCCATTTTCGCGACGAAATCGTCGCCATGCTCTTCAACCGCGTTCAAATATTCTTCGTCGGTCAATAACTGGCCTTTCTCCAGCGGAGACATGCCGGGATCGATCACCACAAACGTTTCGAAATAAAGCACGCGCTCGATCGAACGCAGAGTCATATCCAGCAGCAGCGCGATACGCGACGGCAAAGACTTCAAAAACCAAATATGCGCTACCGGGCTGGCCAAATCGATATGGCCCATACGTTCGCGCCGAACTTTGGACAAAGTCACTTCGACGCCGCATTTTTCGCAGATCACGCCACGGTGTTTCAAGCGCTTATATTTACCGCACAAGCACTCGTAATCGCTAATCGGCCCGAAAATTTTTGCGCAGAACAAACCGTCACGTTCCGGCTTGAAGGTGCGGTAATTGATCGTCTCAGGCTTTTTGACTTCACCGTAAGACCATGAGCGAATCATGTCCGGAGAAGCCAAACCGATGCGTATAGTGTCAAAATCGTCTGTACGGCCTTGACGCTTTAAGAAATTCATTAAATCTTTCAAGAGCTTACCCTCTTCAAAATGTTACCGATATCGTCCGAAATCTAGTCGTGTGAGACCGACTACTCTTGTTCCATCTCGATATTTACCGCCAAGGAACGTATCTCTTTGACCAATACGTTAAACGATTCCGGCATGCCGGCTTCCATGGAATGGTTGCCGTCGACAATGTTTTTGTACATTCGGGTTCGGCCTGTCACGTCGTCCGACTTGACCGTCAACATTTCCTGCAATGTGTAGGCTGCGCCGTAGGCTTCCAATGCCCAAACCTCCATCTCGCCGAAGCGCTGGCCACCGAACTGGGCTTTACCGCCCAACGGTTGCTGGGTCACCAGACTGTATGGACCGGTCGAACGGGCATGCATTTTGTCGTCCACCAAGTGGTTCAGTTTAAGCATATACATATAGCCTACCGTCACTTCGCGCTCGAACGGTTCCCCAGTAAGGCCGTCGTACAGCACCGTTTGGCCATGCTCCGGTAAATCAGCAAGCCGCAACATGGTACGAATGTCTTCTTCGGAAGCACCGTCGAATACCGGTGTCGCCATCGGTACACCGCTGACCAAATTCAGCGCCAATTCCAAAATGTCTTTATCGCTGAACAGGCTCAAATCTTCTTTTTTACCGCTACAGTTATAAATCTTTTCCAGGAAACCGCGAATTTCAGCGACCTTGGCTTGCGCCTCCAACATTTTGCCGATCTTGATACCCAAACCTTTCGCCGCCCAGCCCAAGTGGGTTTCCAACACCTGCCCTACATTCATCCGCGACGGTACGCCGAGCGGATTGAGCAAAATGTCGACCGGGTTGCCATCGGCCGTGTAGGGCATGTCTTCGATCGGCACGATTTGCGAGATAACCCCTTTGTTACCGTGCCGGCCGGCCATTTTATCGCCAGGCTGGATGCGTTTTTTCACGGCCAAATAAACCTTGACCATTTTCAGCACCCCTGGAGCGAGATCGTCACCCATTGTGATTTTTTTCTTCTTCTGTTCGAAGCGCTCGTCGAATTCCTTACGCTGCTGTTCGACCTGCTCGGCAACGGTTTCCAATTGCAGGTTCGCGTCTTCATCCAGCGTTCTGATTTTCAGCAGTTCGGAATGAGTCAATTGATCCAAATAATCGGCACTGATTTCCTCGCCTTTTTTCAAACCGTTCGGCCCCTTTTCGGCTTTTTTACCGGTCAGCAGCGTCTTAACCCGGGCGAAAATGTCGTGCTCTACGATTTTCAACTGGTCATCCAAATCTTTACGGTAACGCTTGATTTCCGCTTCTTCGATTTCCAGCGCTCGTTTGTCTTTCTTAACGCCATCGCGAGTGAAGACTTGTACGTCGATCACCGTACCGCGAACGTTGCCTGGCACCCGCAAAGAAGTATCTTTCACATCGGCAGCCTTCTCGCCGAAAATCGCCCGTAACAGCTTTTCTTCGGGCGTCAGCTGAGTTTCGCCTTTCGGAGTTACCTTACCGACCAGAATGTCGCCGCCTTTCACTTCGGCCCCGACATAAACAATCCCCGACTCGTCCAACTTGGAAAGCGCTTCCTCGCTGACGTTTGGAATATCGGCTGTGATTTCTTCCGGACTATGTTTGGTTTCCCGCGCCACGCAGGTTTTTTCTTCGATGTGAATCGTCGTGAAACGGTCTTCCTTCACGACCCGCTCCGATACCAGGATCGAGTCCTCGAAGTTGTAACCGTTCCATGGCATGAAAGCGATCAACATGTTTTGGCCCAATGCCAGCTCACCCAAATCGGTGGATGGGCCGTCGGCCAGGATGTCGCCCTTGTTAACGATGTCGCCCAGTTTGACCAATGGTTTTTGATTGATACAGGTGTTTTGGTTGGAGCGGGTATATTTGATCAAATTATAGATATCCACACCCGGTACGCCGGCGACCGTCTCGTCGTCGTTGGCACGAACCACGATCCGGCCGGCATCGACAGCTTCGACCCTACCGCCACGGGTAGCAACCACCGTCACCCCAGAGTCTTTTGCTACAACCCGCTCCATACCGGTACCGACCAAAGGCTTCTCCGCACGCAAAGTCGGAACCGCTTGGCGTTGCATGTTAGAACCCATCAAGGCGCGGTTAGCGTCGTCATGCTCCAAGAACGGAATGATCGATGCCGCTACAGAGACGATCTGCTTGGAGGACACATCCATATATTGCACGGTTTCTGAAGAGGCCAAGGTAAATTCGTCCTTATAACGGCACGACACCAGGCCTTCTACCAATTTACCGTTCTCGTCGACAGCCACGCTGGACTGAGCGATGACATATTCGCCTTCTTCAATAGCGGAAATGTAATCGACTTGATCGGTCACTTTGCCGTCCACCACCTTCCGGTAAGGCGTCTCCAGGAAACCGTACTCGTTGGTTCTGGCATAAACAGACAACGAGTTAATCAAACCAATATTCGGGCCCTCGGGCGTCTCGATTGGACAAACCCGTCCGTAGTGCGTGGTATGAACGTCGCGAACCTCGAAGCCCGCGCGCTCTCTGGCCAAACCGCCGGGACCCAAGGCAGACACCCGGCGTTTGTGCGTCACCTGTGACAGGGGATTGTTTTGGTCCATGAACTGCGACAACTGGCTGGAGCCGAAAAATTCCTTCACTGCCGCCGACACCGGTTTGGCGTTGATAATTTCCTGCGGCATGTAGCCTTCAGAATCGGCCAGGGTCAAGCGCTCTCTGACTGCGCGCTCGACCCGCACCAAACCGATGCGGAATTGGTTTTCGATCATTTCACCGACAGAGCGGACGCGACGATTTCCCAAGTGGTCGATATCGTCCACGGTGCCATTGCCGTTCCGGATTTTAATCAGTTCCTTCAGGACATCAATAATATCTTCTTTGCTAAGGGTACCGGGACCGTCGGTCTCTTCCCGACCTAAACGGCGATTAAATTTCATTCGTCCGACTGCAGACAGATCGTAACGCTCGTCGGTAAAAAACAGGTTTTCAAATAAATTTTCGGCCGACTCCACGGTAGGCGGTTCGCCCGGGCGCATCATCCGATATATCTCAACCAACGCTTCCAACCGATTGGTTGTGGTGTCCAAACGCATTGAATTGGAAATGTAAGGCCCACGATCCAGATCGTTTACGTACAGAGTGTTAATCTCGGGTACGCCGGCGTCGATCAGTTTTTGCAGCAGGTTATCGGTAATTTCATCGTTGACGCTGGCCAGCAATTCGCCGGTTGACTTGTCGATAACGTTGTGTCCCAGAATTTTGCCGTACAAATAGTCGCGAGGCACTTCGATTTCGGTGACGCCAGCTTTTTCCAACTGCCGAACATGCTTCGCGGTAATTCTCCGGCCCTCTTCGATCAACACCTTGCCGTCGTACTTGATATCGAACACAGCCATTTCGCCGCGCAAGCGATCAGGAATCAGATGGAACATCAATTTATCGGCGCTTAAAGAGAACTTATTGGTATCGAAGAAAATCTTGATCATCTCTTCGTTTTCGTATCCCAACGCTCTCAATAAAATAGTGGCTGGGATTTTACGTCTCCGATCGATACGCACATATACGGCGTCCTTGTGATCGAACTCGAAATCCAACCAAGAGCCGCGATACGGAATTACCCGCGCGTTAAATAGCAGCTTTCCAGATGAATGAGTTTTGCCTTTGTCGTGGTCGAAGAATACACCGGGCGACCGATGCAATTGCGAAACGATAACTCGCTCGGTGCCGTTAATTACGAA comes from the Methylomonas sp. EFPC3 genome and includes:
- the rpoB gene encoding DNA-directed RNA polymerase subunit beta; translated protein: MAYSFTEKKRIRNNFGKGTEVLDVPYLLATQIDSYANFLQSGVEPDKRRSQGLHAAFSSVFPVVSHSGYAVLEYVKYRLGEPAFDVRECQQRGATFSAPLRVLVRLVIYDKDAPANTKVVKDIREQEVYMGELPLMTDNGTFVINGTERVIVSQLHRSPGVFFDHDKGKTHSSGKLLFNARVIPYRGSWLDFEFDHKDAVYVRIDRRRKIPATILLRALGYENEEMIKIFFDTNKFSLSADKLMFHLIPDRLRGEMAVFDIKYDGKVLIEEGRRITAKHVRQLEKAGVTEIEVPRDYLYGKILGHNVIDKSTGELLASVNDEITDNLLQKLIDAGVPEINTLYVNDLDRGPYISNSMRLDTTTNRLEALVEIYRMMRPGEPPTVESAENLFENLFFTDERYDLSAVGRMKFNRRLGREETDGPGTLSKEDIIDVLKELIKIRNGNGTVDDIDHLGNRRVRSVGEMIENQFRIGLVRVERAVRERLTLADSEGYMPQEIINAKPVSAAVKEFFGSSQLSQFMDQNNPLSQVTHKRRVSALGPGGLARERAGFEVRDVHTTHYGRVCPIETPEGPNIGLINSLSVYARTNEYGFLETPYRKVVDGKVTDQVDYISAIEEGEYVIAQSSVAVDENGKLVEGLVSCRYKDEFTLASSETVQYMDVSSKQIVSVAASIIPFLEHDDANRALMGSNMQRQAVPTLRAEKPLVGTGMERVVAKDSGVTVVATRGGRVEAVDAGRIVVRANDDETVAGVPGVDIYNLIKYTRSNQNTCINQKPLVKLGDIVNKGDILADGPSTDLGELALGQNMLIAFMPWNGYNFEDSILVSERVVKEDRFTTIHIEEKTCVARETKHSPEEITADIPNVSEEALSKLDESGIVYVGAEVKGGDILVGKVTPKGETQLTPEEKLLRAIFGEKAADVKDTSLRVPGNVRGTVIDVQVFTRDGVKKDKRALEIEEAEIKRYRKDLDDQLKIVEHDIFARVKTLLTGKKAEKGPNGLKKGEEISADYLDQLTHSELLKIRTLDEDANLQLETVAEQVEQQRKEFDERFEQKKKKITMGDDLAPGVLKMVKVYLAVKKRIQPGDKMAGRHGNKGVISQIVPIEDMPYTADGNPVDILLNPLGVPSRMNVGQVLETHLGWAAKGLGIKIGKMLEAQAKVAEIRGFLEKIYNCSGKKEDLSLFSDKDILELALNLVSGVPMATPVFDGASEEDIRTMLRLADLPEHGQTVLYDGLTGEPFEREVTVGYMYMLKLNHLVDDKMHARSTGPYSLVTQQPLGGKAQFGGQRFGEMEVWALEAYGAAYTLQEMLTVKSDDVTGRTRMYKNIVDGNHSMEAGMPESFNVLVKEIRSLAVNIEMEQE